Proteins from one Deinococcus sp. AB2017081 genomic window:
- a CDS encoding NAD(P) transhydrogenase subunit alpha, which translates to MDLFYLYIFMLAAITGYEVIARVPVILHTPLMSGSNFVHGVVLVGAMVALGHAVTPLEQTIGFVAVLLGAANAAGGYVVTERMLAMFRSDRPTASAMPDAERVK; encoded by the coding sequence ATGGATCTGTTCTACCTGTACATCTTCATGCTGGCCGCCATCACCGGCTACGAGGTGATCGCGCGGGTGCCGGTGATCCTGCACACGCCGCTGATGTCCGGCTCGAACTTCGTGCACGGCGTGGTGCTGGTCGGTGCTATGGTCGCGCTGGGGCACGCCGTCACCCCCCTGGAACAGACCATCGGCTTCGTTGCGGTGCTGCTGGGCGCGGCGAACGCGGCAGGCGGCTACGTGGTCACCGAGCGGATGCTGGCGATGTTCCGCAGCGACCGGCCTACAGCCTCCGCCATGCCGGATGCGGAACGCGTGAAGTAG